The following DNA comes from Betaproteobacteria bacterium.
AGTCCCGAGCGCTTGATGCGCGTCCTCATCGCCCCCCAGGTGTCGGAGAAGAGCACCTATGTCGGCGAGAAGCGCAACCAAGCGGTGTTTCGCGTCATGGCGGATGCCACCAAGCCAGAAATCAAGGCCGCGGTAGAGTTGATGTTCAAAGTCGAAGTCAATGGCGTGAGCGTGTTGAACGTCAAGGGCAAGCAAAAGCGCTTCGGCCGCAGTGAAGGCCGCCGGCGCAACTGGAAAAAAGCTTACGTTAGCCTGAAAGCCGGGCAAGAGATCAATTACGCCGCAGGGGAGGCCAAATAATGGCACTAGTCAAAGTTAAGCCGACCTCGCCAGGGCGCCGCGCCGTGGTGAAGGTGGTCAATGCGCACTTGCACAAGGGCAAACCTGTAGCCTCGTTGCTGGAGCGCCAGAGCAAGAACGCGGGCCGTAACAACATGGGCCAGATCACCACCCGCCACCAAGGTGGCGGCCACAAGCAGCACTACCGCATGGTGGATTTCAAGCGCAACAAGGACGGCATCGTGGCCAAGGTGGAACACCTGGAATACGATCCGAACCGCAGCGCCCACCTGGCTTTGCTGTGCTACGCCGACGGCGAGCGCCGCTACATCATCGCTTGCAAGGGCTTGGTGGCTGGCACCCAGCTGGTGAGCGGGCCGGAAGCACCAATCAAGAATGGCAACACGCTTCCGCTGCGCAACATTCCGGTGGGAAGCACGATTCACTGTATTGAATTACAGCCAGGCAAGGGCGCGCAGATGGCGCGCTCCGCCGGCACCGGCGTGCAGTTGCTCGCGAGGGAAGGGGCCTACGCTCAGATTCGGTTGCGCTCTGGCGAGATCCGCAAGGTGCATGTGGATTGCCGCGCGACCCTGGGTGAAGTGAGCAACGAAGAGAACAATCTGCGCTCCATCGGCAAGGCAGGCGCCCAACGCTGGCGCGGTATCCGCCCAACGGTTCGCGGCGTGGCCATGAACCCCGTGGATCACCCGCACGGCGGCGGCGAAGGCCGTACCGGCACCAAGCGCGATCCTGTAACGCCTTGGGGCCAGTACACCAAGGGATACAAGACCCGGACCAACAAGCGCACGCGCGGCATGATTGTTCGCTCGCGTCACTCCGCGTAAGGAATGCCATGGCACGTTCAGT
Coding sequences within:
- a CDS encoding 50S ribosomal protein L23; amino-acid sequence: MTAAQFSPERLMRVLIAPQVSEKSTYVGEKRNQAVFRVMADATKPEIKAAVELMFKVEVNGVSVLNVKGKQKRFGRSEGRRRNWKKAYVSLKAGQEINYAAGEAK
- a CDS encoding 50S ribosomal protein L2, with the translated sequence MALVKVKPTSPGRRAVVKVVNAHLHKGKPVASLLERQSKNAGRNNMGQITTRHQGGGHKQHYRMVDFKRNKDGIVAKVEHLEYDPNRSAHLALLCYADGERRYIIACKGLVAGTQLVSGPEAPIKNGNTLPLRNIPVGSTIHCIELQPGKGAQMARSAGTGVQLLAREGAYAQIRLRSGEIRKVHVDCRATLGEVSNEENNLRSIGKAGAQRWRGIRPTVRGVAMNPVDHPHGGGEGRTGTKRDPVTPWGQYTKGYKTRTNKRTRGMIVRSRHSA